The genomic DNA GTCAGCGGTGCGGTCAGGGACTGCCGGGCAAGACCCAACAACGCGCCGAGCAGCCGACGCACGCGTGGAGGTGCGTCGACCGCGGCAAAGCGCGCGGCGTCCCCGGGCATCGGCGGCGGCGAGGCTGACATGATGGTGGACGTCCGTTTTCCCCTGGTCGGGCTCGGAATCTACCCTGTCGGCCGGTGCGGCGCTACTCGCCCAGGAACAGCTCCACCACGTCATTGGTGAAGCGGCGGCCCAGTTCGGTCGGGCGCAGCAGGGCGTCGGCAGGGCGGTGATCGTGGTGATCGGCGCAGGCGTCGTCCGCGCAGGTGCCCCCGTCCTCGCCCGCTGCCGGGTCCACGGTCTCCAGCCAGCCGCGCTGCACGGCCTGCTGCAGCGGACCGTCGAGCGCGCTGCGCGACAGCCCGGTGCGCGATTCGAAATCACGCAGGGTGAATCCCTCATGCAGACGCAGCAGGTTCAACATGTACTCGAACGGCAGGCGGGCGGCGGCGATGACATCGTCGCCGCCGATCCCCGCTGCGCTGCCGGCGGTCTCCATGAAGGTCTGCGGATGCTTGGGTTTCCAGCGACGCAGCACCTGCTGTTCCGCGCCGGAGCTGATCTTGCCGTGCGCGCCGGCACCGATGCCCAGGTAATCGCCAAACCGCCAGTAGTTCAGGTTGTGTGCGCTCTGTCGGCCAGGTCGCGCATACGCACTCACTTCGTACTGCTCGAAGCCGGCCTGTGCCAGCAGGGACTGGCAGTGCTCCTGCATGTCCCAGGCGCTGTCTTCGTCCGGGATGCCCTGCGGCGGGCGGGCGAAG from Stenotrophomonas sp. 169 includes the following:
- the hemW gene encoding radical SAM family heme chaperone HemW, producing the protein MPALIPPPLSLYVHLPWCVRKCPYCDFNSHQAKGALPFDAYIDALIRDLDQDLPLVWGRVVHSVFFGGGTPSLFPAEAIDRFLQQASARLRFAPNAEITLETNPGTAEHGRFDGYRAAGVNRLSFGIQTFDDDALKRLGRIHDSAEAERAVKMAQDAGFDNLNIDLMYALPGQTLAGAEHDLHRAFALQPAHMSHYQLTLEPNTVFFARPPQGIPDEDSAWDMQEHCQSLLAQAGFEQYEVSAYARPGRQSAHNLNYWRFGDYLGIGAGAHGKISSGAEQQVLRRWKPKHPQTFMETAGSAAGIGGDDVIAAARLPFEYMLNLLRLHEGFTLRDFESRTGLSRSALDGPLQQAVQRGWLETVDPAAGEDGGTCADDACADHHDHRPADALLRPTELGRRFTNDVVELFLGE